From Spirochaetota bacterium, the proteins below share one genomic window:
- a CDS encoding adenylosuccinate synthase, with translation MPTTVVVGGQWGDEGKAKMVDYYAKDMDMVVRYQGGANAGHTVIAEGKKYVFHLIPSGILYPETVCVIGNGVVFEPEAFFAEVEMLRSHNIDFAKRIFISSRAHVIMPYHKAIDGLAEKSSGDRIGTTKRGIGPAYTDKMSRVGIRVADLLSRKTLRAKIEAALPEKNAILAFYGEKPMTVEPIVDAYTTFGEKLAPYIEDVVYRVNDMVRAKKNVLFEGAQGAGLDIDFGTYPFVTSSNPTSAGACTGSGVGPNAIDRIVGVCKAYVTRVGGGPLPTRLIGAEEENLRKIGGEYGATTGRPRGCGWFDGVQMKFSSMINGFTDIALTKMDIFNTFESIQVCTGYRIDGKVTDTFPADSDELFRAEPVYETLEGWKSDICAVRTFGELPRKAKEYIRFLESLVGVRVSVISVGADREAMVVR, from the coding sequence ATGCCTACTACGGTTGTCGTCGGCGGTCAATGGGGCGATGAGGGCAAAGCCAAGATGGTCGACTATTACGCCAAGGATATGGACATGGTCGTCCGCTATCAGGGCGGGGCGAACGCAGGACATACGGTCATCGCTGAGGGAAAGAAATACGTTTTCCATCTGATACCATCGGGCATTCTGTACCCGGAAACCGTCTGCGTCATCGGCAACGGCGTCGTCTTCGAACCCGAGGCGTTCTTCGCCGAAGTGGAGATGCTCCGCTCTCACAACATCGACTTTGCAAAGCGCATTTTCATATCGAGCCGCGCGCATGTCATCATGCCGTATCACAAGGCCATCGACGGACTCGCCGAGAAGTCTTCCGGCGACAGGATCGGCACCACCAAACGCGGCATCGGACCCGCGTACACCGATAAGATGTCCCGTGTCGGCATACGGGTAGCCGATCTCCTTTCGCGTAAAACATTGCGCGCAAAGATCGAAGCGGCGCTCCCGGAAAAAAACGCGATACTCGCATTCTACGGCGAAAAGCCGATGACAGTCGAGCCCATCGTCGATGCCTACACGACATTCGGTGAAAAGCTCGCCCCGTATATTGAGGATGTCGTATACCGTGTGAACGATATGGTGCGTGCGAAAAAGAATGTTCTCTTCGAAGGCGCGCAGGGCGCAGGACTTGATATCGATTTCGGCACGTATCCATTCGTGACATCGTCCAATCCAACGTCCGCAGGCGCCTGCACCGGCAGCGGTGTGGGCCCCAACGCCATCGACCGCATTGTCGGCGTATGCAAAGCGTATGTCACCCGCGTCGGCGGCGGTCCGCTCCCGACACGGCTCATCGGCGCTGAAGAGGAGAATCTCCGGAAGATCGGCGGCGAATACGGCGCTACCACCGGACGCCCGCGCGGCTGCGGCTGGTTCGACGGCGTGCAGATGAAATTCTCATCGATGATAAACGGCTTCACCGACATAGCGCTCACCAAGATGGACATCTTCAACACGTTCGAATCGATACAGGTGTGCACCGGCTACCGCATCGACGGGAAAGTTACCGATACATTCCCCGCGGACAGCGACGAGCTCTTCCGCGCTGAACCGGTGTATGAAACGCTCGAGGGATGGAAGTCCGACATCTGCGCCGTGCGCACGTTCGGCGAGCTCCCGCGCAAGGCGAAAGAGTATATCCGTTTCCTCGAAAGTCTTGTCGGGGTGCGCGTAAGCGTTATATCCGTCGGAGCAGACCGCGAGGCGATGGTAGTACGTTAG
- the lysA gene encoding diaminopimelate decarboxylase — protein sequence MFDHRNGQLYCDELSLAEFAGSVPTPFYLYAKKTMLERIRTLSSVFSSLPSTVIAYAVKTNNNLSILKIAAGEGLGADIISRGELFRYLAAGGDARKVVFSGVAKTEAELRYAMERNILMINAESLPELLAIDRIAADYGTVNVALRINPDVAAGTHKKITTGTKGNKFGVGIETIRENIALLRSLKHAKLTGIAMHIGSQILKAKPYHDSYVRAKAVLELLRSEGFTITHVDIGGGFGIPYNEAKDEPFDFTSYKKTVIPVLEGFDATMIVEPGRFIVAESGVLVARVEYVKVEAGRTFVIVNAGMNDLVRVAMYDAYHEILPLVKRAGTMTADIVGPVCESSDVFASGRRISTVKEGDCVAIMNAGAYGYSMSSNYNGRPRLAEYLVDGSHVRPIRREERLEEMITHEKEYLQ from the coding sequence ATGTTCGATCATCGAAACGGACAGCTTTACTGCGATGAGCTCTCGCTTGCCGAGTTCGCGGGGAGCGTGCCGACCCCGTTCTATCTCTATGCGAAGAAGACCATGCTCGAGCGCATCAGAACGCTCTCATCGGTGTTCTCATCGCTTCCGTCAACGGTCATTGCCTATGCGGTGAAGACGAACAATAATCTCAGCATACTGAAGATCGCTGCAGGCGAGGGGCTCGGCGCGGACATCATTTCGCGCGGGGAGTTGTTCCGGTATCTTGCCGCGGGCGGCGATGCGCGCAAGGTCGTTTTTTCCGGCGTCGCGAAAACGGAAGCGGAACTCCGCTACGCGATGGAGCGCAATATCCTCATGATAAACGCCGAATCGCTCCCGGAACTTCTCGCCATCGACCGCATCGCGGCCGATTACGGGACGGTGAACGTGGCGCTGCGCATCAATCCGGATGTGGCTGCCGGTACTCACAAGAAGATAACCACCGGCACCAAGGGTAATAAGTTCGGTGTCGGCATTGAGACGATACGGGAGAACATCGCGCTTTTGAGATCGCTCAAGCATGCGAAGCTCACCGGCATCGCCATGCATATCGGTTCGCAGATACTCAAGGCCAAGCCCTATCACGATTCATACGTCCGTGCGAAAGCCGTGCTCGAACTCCTCCGCAGCGAGGGGTTCACCATCACCCATGTCGATATCGGCGGCGGCTTCGGCATCCCCTACAATGAAGCCAAGGACGAACCGTTCGACTTCACATCGTACAAGAAGACCGTTATCCCCGTGCTCGAGGGTTTCGATGCGACGATGATCGTCGAGCCGGGGCGTTTCATCGTGGCGGAGAGCGGCGTGCTCGTTGCGCGTGTTGAATATGTGAAGGTCGAGGCGGGGCGTACCTTTGTCATCGTGAACGCCGGGATGAACGATCTTGTGCGTGTGGCGATGTACGACGCATACCATGAGATACTCCCGCTCGTCAAGCGTGCCGGAACGATGACGGCCGATATCGTCGGTCCCGTCTGCGAAAGTTCGGACGTCTTTGCGAGCGGTCGCAGGATATCGACAGTGAAGGAAGGCGATTGTGTCGCCATTATGAACGCCGGTGCGTACGGGTACAGCATGTCGAGCAATTACAACGGGAGGCCGCGCCTGGCCGAATATCTCGTCGACGGCAGTCACGTGAGGCCTATACGCCGCGAAGAGCGCCTTGAGGAAATGATAACGCACGAGAAGGAATATCTGCAATAG
- a CDS encoding ATP-binding protein: MARLTVDENSPLFDTKGMFYKEFPSDINQVRYFTVVVTKNATEDLKEKNLLEQQVSEIIKNAVLHGNHCDKAKKVRVWFHSQGKVFHLIVEDEGAGFQDLEKWNDFLSKRTEAFESGDPEKMMQYVAWRTEKSGPNDGGNSLFAAVEYWNGGVVYNKTKNKVAVNRKVD; encoded by the coding sequence ATGGCGCGACTGACAGTTGATGAGAATAGCCCCCTGTTCGACACGAAAGGCATGTTTTACAAGGAATTCCCCTCCGATATCAATCAGGTACGCTATTTTACCGTCGTCGTGACCAAGAACGCGACCGAAGATCTGAAAGAAAAGAACCTTCTTGAGCAGCAGGTGTCGGAGATAATCAAGAACGCAGTATTGCACGGCAATCACTGCGATAAGGCGAAGAAGGTACGCGTGTGGTTCCATTCGCAGGGGAAGGTGTTCCACCTCATCGTCGAGGATGAGGGCGCCGGGTTTCAGGACCTTGAGAAATGGAACGATTTCCTCTCCAAACGCACGGAGGCCTTTGAAAGCGGCGACCCGGAAAAGATGATGCAGTATGTCGCCTGGCGTACGGAGAAGAGCGGGCCGAACGACGGCGGTAATTCACTTTTTGCCGCAGTGGAATATTGGAACGGCGGTGTTGTGTATAATAAAACGAAGAACAAGGTCGCCGTCAACCGCAAGGTCGATTAG
- a CDS encoding bifunctional diguanylate cyclase/phosphodiesterase: MMLKIAQNIVYCGIRTGEKPANTLSLIVSVNVISISLVIALTPFCIGNIIRGNTRGALIEGLIILIMAAAIAMLRITKSSLVAALAGRSFLALIIAILCHTFIFGITVERGLFWFVLFPVFAYYIDGPLRGTLWSGAFIGTALLFSALSVLGYVPGPYARNTPMLGAFLSLLTTIAGFMLLYSLRQHRHERTIMAQAFTDTLTDLPNRAKLVIDISAAPRSILILANIDDFKEVSFFGNDVGDFILRELGKKLAHLIGNDPIRLYHLHADEFGLLADAELTLAQVDERVSLYHKVIENTFFRFNDQSLNIGITFGIAEGRENLIEKAAMALTSAKRLKRSHLMFSDSDNLAAAYRTNMEWMKRFKDAMVEHRVMPYFQPIVNNRSGIPEIYECLVRIDDGDGTVASPGEFLEAARRAKLYGFLTRTMIRRSFDFFKDRTESFTINFSYADIEDVTTMAFLKTNIRNYGIGPRFIIEMTESERFEDFNRVLAFVKDMKDLGCRLAIDDFGAGYSNYEYIIRLNADYVKINGALIADIDHDIGAYTLVKTIGKFSEQLDIRSIAEYVESQSIYEIVRALKIDYSQGYYFGKPAPVIETGAGTALPDA; encoded by the coding sequence ATGATGCTCAAGATCGCTCAAAACATCGTGTACTGCGGGATACGCACCGGCGAGAAGCCGGCGAATACGCTGTCGCTCATCGTTTCTGTCAATGTCATATCCATTTCCCTCGTCATTGCCTTGACCCCGTTCTGCATCGGCAATATCATCCGGGGAAACACCCGCGGCGCCCTCATCGAAGGCCTCATAATCCTCATCATGGCCGCTGCCATCGCGATGCTCCGCATCACAAAAAGCAGCCTTGTTGCCGCCCTTGCCGGGCGTTCCTTTCTTGCCTTGATCATCGCCATACTCTGCCACACTTTCATTTTTGGGATCACCGTTGAACGAGGCTTGTTCTGGTTCGTGCTGTTCCCGGTATTCGCCTATTATATCGACGGCCCCCTTCGCGGCACGCTCTGGTCGGGGGCTTTCATCGGGACTGCGCTCCTGTTCTCCGCCCTCTCTGTTCTGGGATATGTACCGGGACCGTATGCGCGCAACACTCCGATGCTCGGTGCATTCCTTTCCCTGCTCACGACCATAGCGGGGTTCATGCTCCTCTATTCGCTTCGGCAGCACCGGCATGAACGCACCATCATGGCGCAGGCATTCACCGATACGCTGACCGACCTGCCCAACCGTGCGAAACTCGTCATTGATATCAGCGCCGCACCGCGGTCCATACTCATCCTCGCCAATATCGATGATTTCAAGGAAGTCAGTTTTTTCGGGAATGACGTGGGCGATTTCATACTCCGCGAGCTCGGAAAGAAACTCGCCCATCTCATCGGGAACGACCCCATTCGGCTCTATCATCTGCATGCCGACGAATTCGGTCTGCTCGCGGACGCCGAGCTTACGCTTGCCCAGGTCGATGAACGCGTATCGCTCTATCACAAGGTCATCGAGAACACCTTTTTCCGGTTCAACGATCAAAGCCTCAATATCGGCATCACCTTCGGCATTGCCGAGGGCCGGGAGAACCTCATCGAAAAAGCGGCCATGGCGCTGACATCGGCGAAGCGTCTTAAGCGTTCGCATCTCATGTTCAGCGATTCGGATAATCTTGCGGCTGCGTACCGTACGAACATGGAATGGATGAAGCGATTCAAGGATGCGATGGTAGAGCACCGCGTCATGCCGTATTTCCAGCCCATCGTCAACAATCGTTCCGGCATACCCGAGATATATGAATGCCTCGTACGCATCGATGACGGTGACGGCACGGTAGCCTCGCCCGGCGAATTCCTCGAGGCGGCGCGGCGCGCAAAGCTCTACGGCTTCCTCACACGGACGATGATACGCCGCTCATTCGATTTCTTCAAGGACAGAACGGAATCGTTCACGATCAACTTCTCGTACGCGGACATCGAGGACGTGACGACGATGGCCTTCCTCAAAACGAACATCAGGAACTACGGCATCGGGCCGCGCTTCATCATCGAGATGACGGAATCCGAACGGTTCGAGGATTTCAACCGCGTGCTCGCGTTCGTAAAGGACATGAAGGACCTGGGCTGCCGGCTCGCCATCGACGATTTCGGCGCGGGGTATTCGAACTATGAGTACATCATCCGGCTCAATGCCGACTACGTGAAGATAAACGGCGCGCTCATCGCCGATATCGACCATGACATCGGTGCGTATACGCTCGTGAAAACGATAGGCAAATTCTCCGAGCAGCTCGATATACGCTCCATCGCCGAATACGTGGAATCGCAGTCGATCTAT